In Paenibacillus larvae subsp. larvae, the following proteins share a genomic window:
- a CDS encoding glycosyltransferase family 2 protein, with the protein MPDRVTIIIPVYNCPYVHQAIESALNQTYPHKEVLVIDDGSTLYKERIEPYLSQIHYIGKANGGTASALNYGISLASGEYIAWLSSDDQFYPLKVQRQLQWMQEVGSRISFTSYDEINERNEIIKHNAAARFSSPSEFVRSFLTIDPVNGCTLMMHRDIPKQVGLFDETFRYTHDYDYWIRVLLTGIPIDFLDEPLTLYRWHEEMGTNKYHTQIKHEISVIQQKYEPYLTTIVERMKNR; encoded by the coding sequence ATGCCAGACAGAGTTACTATCATCATTCCGGTTTACAATTGCCCTTACGTACACCAGGCTATTGAGAGCGCTCTGAATCAGACCTATCCCCACAAAGAAGTATTAGTCATTGATGATGGATCAACCTTGTATAAGGAGCGCATTGAACCCTATCTTTCCCAAATTCATTATATAGGAAAAGCGAATGGCGGCACCGCAAGCGCATTAAATTATGGGATCAGCTTGGCAAGCGGAGAATATATAGCCTGGCTCAGCTCTGACGACCAGTTTTATCCCTTGAAGGTTCAACGCCAATTGCAATGGATGCAGGAAGTAGGCTCAAGGATCAGCTTTACTTCCTATGATGAAATCAACGAGCGTAATGAAATAATTAAACACAATGCGGCCGCGAGGTTTTCTTCCCCATCCGAGTTTGTGCGCTCTTTCCTTACTATAGACCCGGTCAACGGATGCACATTGATGATGCATAGAGATATACCCAAGCAGGTTGGCCTCTTTGATGAAACTTTCCGTTATACACACGATTATGACTACTGGATCCGGGTATTGCTTACCGGCATTCCAATTGATTTTCTGGATGAACCGCTTACTTTGTACAGGTGGCATGAGGAAATGGGGACGAACAAATATCATACCCAAATTAAACACGAAATAAGTGTTATTCAGCAAAAATACGAACCGTATTTGACTACTATCGTGGAAAGAATGAAGAACCGGTAA
- a CDS encoding NAD-dependent epimerase/dehydratase family protein produces MKGHILITGANGFSGRHACKYFNSQGYKVTGLIRGPVEEGLPWFTVTGDLNHPEQIQSIIQRVRPDYVLHLAGKNSVAESWVQPAHYFESNVLGTINLLDALRVFPSCRTLIVGSMLRFEVTEDPAPAHPYALSKTLQQFTAKAWRHLFHQKILLGEPSNLIGPGFSTGICGLLARAIAKFERGEENKPFRLSSSTEERDYLDVRDAVSAYAVILEKGKDGETYSIGSGVLRSLGEIVAAFSQMVPRMLPLEIGDALQAEIPQPVSAQPLKQLGWQPVISFNQSLKDILDFNRSLNSREGE; encoded by the coding sequence ATGAAAGGGCACATTCTTATCACGGGAGCTAACGGATTTTCAGGAAGACATGCGTGTAAATACTTTAACAGCCAAGGATATAAAGTGACCGGCTTGATTCGCGGCCCGGTGGAGGAAGGCTTGCCTTGGTTTACAGTAACAGGAGATTTAAACCATCCGGAACAAATTCAATCCATTATTCAGCGAGTCCGGCCGGATTATGTGCTCCATTTGGCGGGAAAGAATTCAGTAGCGGAATCTTGGGTGCAGCCGGCCCATTATTTTGAAAGCAATGTACTCGGGACTATAAATCTCCTGGATGCACTTCGGGTTTTTCCTTCTTGCCGGACATTGATTGTAGGTTCCATGCTTCGTTTTGAGGTTACGGAAGATCCTGCCCCCGCGCATCCCTATGCTTTAAGCAAGACATTACAGCAATTTACAGCTAAGGCATGGCGGCATCTTTTTCACCAAAAAATTCTTCTGGGAGAGCCGTCCAACTTGATAGGTCCCGGTTTTTCAACGGGGATTTGCGGACTATTAGCCAGGGCAATTGCCAAATTTGAACGTGGAGAGGAAAACAAACCGTTCCGGCTTTCTTCAAGTACAGAAGAGAGGGATTATCTGGACGTAAGGGATGCTGTCTCCGCTTATGCGGTTATTTTAGAAAAGGGAAAGGATGGGGAGACCTATTCCATTGGTTCAGGGGTACTCCGATCCCTTGGGGAAATTGTTGCCGCCTTTTCACAAATGGTACCCCGGATGCTCCCTTTGGAGATAGGAGATGCCTTACAAGCTGAGATACCCCAGCCAGTCTCCGCACAGCCATTAAAGCAGCTGGGATGGCAGCCGGTTATATCCTTCAATCAGTCCCTGAAGGATATTTTGGATTTTAACCGCAGCCTAAACAGTAGGGAAGGAGAATGA
- a CDS encoding dTDP-4-dehydrorhamnose reductase family protein, which produces MKVLIMGGDGMAGHLMVRYFREKTPHSVFYTSRNQKDPGSLYTDARDLVLVRHVVEAVHPDILVNCIGILNDSAERDPAQAYHVNGRLPHLLKQVVNQVGGKLVQISTDCVFSGKQGGHEEWERPDGFTVYSRSKAMGEVKDAPHLTIRTSIVGPEIRQNGIGLLNWFLNQSGEVKGYTEAYWNGVTTLELAKFVHHVMEDTSLNGIVHLTAPEQVSKYELLQLFRNIFEKKDVELIPDSKVKLDRTLRSTRKDMVYRVPDYEQMLTELKEWMAGR; this is translated from the coding sequence ATGAAAGTGCTCATCATGGGGGGAGATGGGATGGCAGGACATCTAATGGTTAGATATTTTCGTGAGAAAACCCCACATTCTGTGTTTTATACATCAAGAAACCAAAAAGATCCGGGCAGCCTGTACACAGATGCCCGGGACCTTGTTCTTGTCCGCCATGTTGTTGAAGCCGTTCATCCCGATATTTTGGTAAACTGCATCGGTATTCTAAATGATTCTGCCGAAAGAGATCCCGCACAAGCTTATCATGTGAACGGCAGGCTTCCGCATCTTTTAAAGCAAGTCGTTAATCAGGTGGGTGGCAAGTTGGTTCAAATCAGCACGGACTGTGTTTTTTCGGGTAAACAGGGAGGACATGAAGAGTGGGAACGACCGGATGGTTTTACGGTATATTCCCGCTCCAAGGCTATGGGAGAAGTTAAGGACGCTCCCCATCTAACCATTAGGACCTCTATAGTGGGTCCTGAAATCAGGCAGAATGGAATCGGACTTCTAAACTGGTTTTTAAATCAATCCGGGGAAGTGAAAGGATACACCGAAGCTTACTGGAACGGAGTTACCACCCTGGAATTGGCCAAATTTGTCCATCATGTTATGGAAGATACCTCATTAAATGGAATCGTGCATCTTACAGCACCAGAACAGGTAAGCAAATATGAGCTTCTTCAGTTGTTTCGTAACATCTTCGAAAAAAAGGATGTCGAACTAATTCCCGACAGTAAGGTGAAGCTCGACCGAACGCTCAGAAGTACCCGCAAAGATATGGTATACCGGGTTCCTGATTATGAACAGATGCTGACAGAACTTAAAGAGTGGATGGCCGGAAGATGA
- a CDS encoding polysaccharide biosynthesis protein, translating into MFRETKVLVTGGTGSWGHELIKQLLPQNPREVVIFSRNESTQVAMEREFEDNRLTFCIGDIRDREALSRACKGVNYVFHLAALKHVPVCEEQPYEALKTNVVGTQNVIEAAMENNVKKVMYISTDKAADPSNFYGMTKAIGEKLIVHANLLPSNTAFVCIRGGNVLGTNGSVVHLFMNQLREKGSISITHPQMTRFFMTIEEAIHLLFKVSQDSQGGEIFVMIMPSCKIMDLADVLAEEMGIPDYNVIETGIRPGEKMDELLLTEFESKSTLVYDEQYLCILPTLDFPHLKKHYQGYPDANITSYKSDQTLMAKKQIKEMLMKGGFLS; encoded by the coding sequence ATGTTTCGTGAAACCAAAGTATTAGTTACAGGAGGTACCGGATCCTGGGGACATGAATTGATTAAGCAGCTTCTTCCGCAAAATCCCCGAGAAGTCGTGATTTTCTCCCGGAATGAATCCACACAAGTGGCAATGGAAAGGGAGTTTGAAGATAACCGGTTAACCTTTTGTATTGGGGATATAAGGGACCGTGAGGCTTTGAGCCGGGCATGCAAAGGCGTCAATTACGTATTTCATTTGGCTGCTTTAAAACATGTGCCTGTTTGTGAGGAACAGCCTTACGAGGCACTTAAAACCAATGTAGTAGGAACGCAAAATGTTATCGAAGCTGCAATGGAGAATAATGTGAAAAAAGTGATGTATATTTCAACCGATAAGGCAGCCGATCCATCCAATTTTTATGGCATGACCAAGGCAATCGGGGAAAAGTTAATTGTTCATGCCAATCTGCTTCCGAGCAATACCGCATTTGTCTGTATTCGTGGCGGCAATGTACTGGGTACCAATGGAAGTGTTGTTCATTTGTTTATGAACCAATTAAGAGAAAAAGGAAGTATTTCCATCACCCATCCCCAGATGACCCGGTTTTTTATGACAATTGAAGAAGCTATTCATCTTTTGTTTAAAGTATCCCAAGACAGTCAGGGCGGGGAAATCTTTGTCATGATCATGCCCAGCTGCAAAATTATGGATTTAGCCGACGTGCTGGCAGAAGAAATGGGGATTCCTGATTATAACGTGATTGAGACAGGAATTCGTCCCGGAGAGAAAATGGATGAACTGCTGCTGACGGAGTTTGAAAGCAAAAGTACACTAGTTTACGATGAACAGTACCTCTGCATATTGCCTACACTGGATTTTCCCCATCTGAAAAAACATTATCAAGGATATCCTGACGCAAACATCACGAGTTATAAATCAGACCAGACGCTGATGGCCAAGAAACAAATCAAGGAGATGCTGATGAAAGGGGGATTTTTATCATGA
- the wecB gene encoding non-hydrolyzing UDP-N-acetylglucosamine 2-epimerase, which translates to MKIMTLLGTRPEIIRLSLILNKLDQFAERHVIVYTGQNFTDTLSRIFFQQLGVRRPDYVLSDRQLSLGGQLALTFKELEWIIEQEKPDKVLVLGDTNSALGVVLTERMGIPTIHMEAGNRCFDLGVPEEKNRRIIDAAASYNLPYTPQSKQNLLNEGFPVHRIVLIGNPIYEVMLTHESQIDASRVLSDLQLEPNHYFLVTAHRAENVDNLQHLKQILSALNGVAEEYGRRLVCSIHPRTRSKLNHLSETRLHPLVEFHEPFGFFDFAKLEKHARCVLTDSGTVQEECCIWGVPAVTIRTTTERPETVDCGSNIVAGLEPSQIMKAVRIMTGLKGNWSCPAGYLDTDVSDKVTKFLLGGKLDVS; encoded by the coding sequence ATGAAGATTATGACTCTGCTTGGTACCCGCCCCGAAATTATCAGACTGAGCCTCATTCTGAACAAGCTGGACCAATTTGCCGAACGCCACGTGATTGTATATACAGGACAGAATTTCACAGACACTTTAAGCCGCATCTTTTTTCAGCAATTGGGAGTAAGACGGCCTGACTATGTACTTAGTGACCGTCAGCTTTCTCTCGGCGGCCAACTGGCCTTAACCTTTAAGGAACTGGAATGGATTATTGAACAGGAAAAGCCCGACAAGGTACTGGTTTTAGGAGACACGAACAGCGCACTCGGCGTCGTTCTGACAGAGAGAATGGGGATTCCCACTATTCATATGGAAGCTGGTAACCGGTGTTTTGATTTAGGGGTTCCTGAAGAAAAAAACAGACGGATTATAGATGCCGCAGCTTCTTACAATCTGCCTTATACTCCCCAGAGTAAACAAAATCTTCTAAATGAAGGATTCCCGGTTCACCGTATTGTGCTCATAGGTAATCCGATCTACGAGGTGATGCTCACTCATGAGTCTCAAATTGATGCAAGCAGGGTTCTCTCTGATCTTCAGCTGGAACCGAATCATTATTTCCTTGTTACGGCTCACCGGGCCGAAAATGTAGATAACCTGCAGCACCTGAAACAAATCCTGTCTGCCTTAAACGGGGTAGCTGAAGAATACGGCCGGCGGCTGGTTTGCAGTATCCATCCGCGTACACGTTCCAAATTAAATCATTTATCAGAAACCCGTCTGCATCCTCTTGTTGAGTTTCACGAGCCTTTCGGTTTTTTCGATTTTGCCAAACTGGAAAAACATGCCCGCTGTGTCCTGACAGACAGTGGGACAGTCCAGGAGGAATGCTGTATATGGGGGGTTCCTGCTGTCACTATACGCACGACTACTGAACGTCCGGAAACAGTGGATTGCGGCAGTAATATTGTAGCCGGTCTTGAACCTTCACAAATTATGAAAGCCGTCCGGATCATGACAGGCTTAAAGGGAAATTGGTCCTGCCCTGCAGGATATCTGGATACGGATGTATCGGATAAAGTGACGAAATTTTTGCTGGGAGGGAAACTGGATGTTTCGTGA
- a CDS encoding glycosyltransferase family 4 protein translates to MNHSRLKLMLFSHICSGEHITGAEKLLLFFVDQLKSEHECTLVVPNEGQLAYEARNKGIRTLVQNYPLLWEMYTPSFSMNQAEQMVLEKGGPEMTLLTNLLTAERPDVVVANTCINALLAIAARQIGIPVAWIITEIMTENEYTSLSIQAIDRYANWIIGISEASLRSFRPIIDPDKLFILYPFFDKSQALPELWPSERCKRRNELGLTEQQTVIGYISSDIYPSKGLDHFIQMTFHLNTKWDHARFMIIGRPTDIQYYQECRKLAENSPWKDRFHFIPFDKHIHTLYPAMDVVVVPSLVEEGFGMTALESMGFGKAVVAYESGGLREIFLNTNNQASLVPKGKPAQLAAVVEPWLEHKEACKQQGIQNAAAAEAFFGITAFRSRLHIILNRIQEQLLRWQADGTGPLVSPVPSGKIPVQKVPSIVHRKRRKKKTGKKVPGKSRATYTKSRWRSVNQNRTVYRKRRRNRRNTVRRVKLTDIRKVNL, encoded by the coding sequence ATGAACCATTCCCGGTTAAAACTAATGTTGTTTTCTCATATCTGCTCCGGTGAGCATATAACCGGCGCTGAGAAGCTGCTGCTTTTTTTTGTAGACCAATTGAAAAGCGAGCATGAATGCACGCTGGTCGTTCCCAATGAGGGGCAGCTTGCTTACGAGGCAAGAAACAAAGGAATACGTACTCTTGTACAGAACTATCCTCTGCTTTGGGAAATGTATACTCCATCTTTCTCAATGAACCAAGCGGAACAAATGGTTTTAGAGAAGGGGGGACCGGAAATGACCCTTCTTACGAATCTCCTGACGGCAGAGCGGCCGGATGTAGTTGTGGCCAATACGTGTATAAATGCATTACTGGCTATCGCTGCTAGGCAAATAGGAATCCCGGTTGCATGGATAATCACCGAAATCATGACGGAAAATGAGTACACTTCCCTATCCATCCAGGCCATCGATCGCTATGCCAATTGGATCATTGGCATTTCTGAGGCTTCACTTCGTTCTTTTCGTCCAATTATAGATCCTGATAAGCTTTTTATTCTTTATCCTTTCTTTGACAAGAGCCAGGCTTTACCTGAGTTGTGGCCATCGGAACGTTGCAAGAGAAGAAATGAACTTGGTCTAACCGAACAGCAAACGGTGATTGGTTATATTTCTTCTGACATTTACCCGAGTAAAGGGCTGGATCATTTTATACAGATGACATTTCATCTCAATACAAAATGGGATCATGCAAGATTTATGATTATCGGGAGACCTACTGATATTCAATATTATCAGGAATGCCGGAAGCTAGCGGAAAACAGCCCCTGGAAAGACCGGTTCCATTTTATCCCTTTTGATAAGCATATTCATACCCTTTATCCGGCTATGGATGTTGTCGTGGTTCCGAGCCTTGTGGAAGAAGGATTCGGGATGACGGCTCTTGAGAGTATGGGGTTTGGCAAAGCTGTTGTAGCTTACGAGTCTGGGGGGTTGCGGGAAATTTTCCTGAATACCAATAATCAGGCATCGCTCGTACCGAAAGGAAAACCTGCACAGCTGGCGGCAGTGGTGGAACCATGGTTGGAACATAAAGAAGCGTGTAAGCAGCAAGGGATTCAAAATGCAGCAGCAGCAGAAGCTTTTTTTGGAATAACTGCCTTTCGGAGCCGTCTGCATATTATATTGAACCGGATTCAGGAACAGCTTTTGAGGTGGCAGGCTGATGGTACCGGACCCTTGGTTTCCCCCGTACCTTCTGGAAAGATTCCGGTTCAAAAAGTTCCATCTATTGTTCACAGAAAAAGGAGAAAGAAAAAAACAGGAAAGAAGGTACCTGGAAAATCCAGGGCTACTTATACAAAATCCCGGTGGCGGTCCGTCAATCAAAATCGTACGGTTTATCGGAAAAGACGGAGGAACCGGAGGAATACAGTCAGGAGAGTCAAACTGACTGACATAAGGAAGGTGAACCTATGA
- a CDS encoding CgeB family protein, translating into MNPQYHYDNWKAITEGGYATGHNFGFRDGHHLGICEAIIRRHLPEPRSWPYRILYVTSGKGLPYSPLDQGIIDTLEVMADQLETVFPDQDVAQHAIQFQPDLILILDGTLIPVEKTAHLKSCGFRMAVWFTDDPYYTDVTAEIAGYYDDVFTLEYTCVSFYQELGCKRVHYLPLGVDAEVFRPRHAHLIERRDICFVGSGYWNRVYFFDKLAPYLSKKDFHINGIWWDRLSSFRLLERQIELNKWMEPEETATYYSGSKLVINLHRSYDDESFNKNSRKIKAVSPNPRTFEISACGVLQITDIRDDLSRFYTPGLEIVTYGSAEELKEKLEYYLAHEEESKQIAYRALRRTMREHTFTSRIEQMFNSIFSRKAGEDGE; encoded by the coding sequence ATGAATCCCCAGTATCATTACGATAATTGGAAGGCAATCACTGAAGGGGGATATGCGACCGGACATAACTTTGGTTTCAGAGACGGACATCATCTGGGCATCTGTGAGGCCATTATCCGCAGACACCTGCCGGAACCCCGTTCTTGGCCTTACCGGATTTTATACGTAACATCAGGCAAAGGGTTGCCTTATTCTCCTTTGGATCAGGGCATTATTGATACTCTCGAAGTAATGGCTGATCAATTGGAAACAGTTTTTCCTGATCAAGATGTGGCCCAGCACGCCATACAATTTCAACCTGATCTGATTTTGATTTTAGACGGCACCTTGATTCCTGTAGAGAAGACAGCCCATTTAAAATCGTGTGGTTTTCGGATGGCCGTATGGTTCACGGACGACCCTTACTATACTGATGTTACGGCGGAAATTGCCGGTTATTACGATGACGTATTTACACTTGAGTATACCTGCGTTTCTTTTTATCAGGAGCTTGGCTGCAAGAGGGTTCATTATTTGCCTCTTGGAGTTGATGCGGAGGTTTTCCGCCCTAGGCATGCCCATTTAATTGAACGAAGGGACATTTGCTTTGTGGGATCAGGTTACTGGAACCGGGTCTATTTTTTCGATAAGCTTGCACCTTATTTAAGTAAAAAAGATTTTCATATAAACGGAATCTGGTGGGACCGCCTTTCTTCCTTTCGATTGTTGGAGAGGCAAATTGAGCTTAACAAATGGATGGAACCTGAAGAGACAGCAACGTATTACAGCGGATCTAAACTGGTTATTAACCTGCACCGGTCTTATGACGACGAGTCATTTAACAAAAACAGCCGCAAGATAAAAGCTGTGTCGCCCAATCCCCGGACTTTTGAAATTTCGGCTTGCGGTGTTTTGCAGATCACGGATATCCGGGATGATTTATCCCGTTTTTATACCCCGGGTTTGGAGATTGTCACCTATGGAAGTGCAGAAGAGCTCAAGGAAAAACTTGAATATTATCTGGCACACGAAGAGGAATCCAAACAAATTGCATACCGTGCACTTAGAAGGACAATGCGTGAACACACGTTCACAAGCCGGATAGAACAGATGTTTAATTCTATTTTTTCCCGGAAAGCAGGGGAGGATGGGGAATAA
- a CDS encoding CgeB family protein, with protein MKSGRRGNVAISQTEEAVQKKRYRELGFRNGWSKGYHLGRCEALRRCIRSEPQAQFNCRVLFIPQGFDALDQGVREGLEALAKELIVGDAVYMASQAEQQNPDLVLVMNGLHVFPEDHLEQVAYIRRLGIPTVIWFADDPYFMDESIRVALSYDYVFTHEQASVDFYRSQGCTKVYHLPLAVSLELYRPMAVDDKYSSDICFVGNAFSNRIAFIDEVADYLLTKKIYLIGALWDQLKHFRKFESSIHLGWMPVEETVRYYNGAKLVLNLYRSTLNGDHNKNTVGLQGVSVNPRTFEIAACGVCQITDFRPELPSLYIPGIEIASFTSPGQFITLCEYYLEREEERLSLAVGGFRRTLEQHTFPNRLRGLLELVISEGRVETVRKGGTANESPVSLR; from the coding sequence ATGAAGAGCGGAAGAAGGGGAAACGTAGCAATTTCACAGACTGAAGAAGCTGTTCAAAAAAAACGCTATAGGGAGTTGGGTTTCCGGAATGGTTGGTCAAAAGGATATCATCTGGGCCGCTGTGAAGCCCTTCGCCGATGTATCCGGTCAGAGCCCCAGGCTCAGTTCAATTGTCGTGTTCTCTTTATCCCTCAAGGCTTTGATGCATTGGACCAAGGGGTTAGGGAGGGGCTTGAAGCTCTGGCGAAGGAATTGATCGTGGGAGACGCCGTCTATATGGCTAGCCAGGCTGAACAGCAAAACCCGGATCTCGTTCTGGTGATGAACGGTCTTCATGTTTTTCCCGAGGATCATCTGGAACAGGTGGCTTATATCCGCCGTTTGGGAATACCGACAGTTATATGGTTTGCAGACGATCCGTACTTTATGGATGAAAGCATCCGAGTAGCACTTAGCTATGATTACGTTTTTACACACGAACAGGCGAGTGTTGACTTCTACCGGTCCCAAGGGTGTACAAAAGTGTATCACCTCCCGCTGGCCGTCTCTTTGGAACTGTACCGACCTATGGCAGTAGATGATAAATACTCCAGTGATATTTGTTTTGTGGGCAATGCTTTTTCCAACCGGATTGCGTTTATTGATGAAGTAGCCGATTATTTACTGACCAAAAAGATATATTTGATCGGGGCCTTATGGGACCAGCTCAAACACTTCAGGAAATTTGAATCCAGTATCCACCTTGGATGGATGCCTGTAGAAGAAACCGTACGTTATTATAACGGGGCTAAACTGGTTCTTAACCTCTACCGCTCCACATTAAACGGAGATCATAATAAGAATACCGTGGGCCTGCAGGGTGTTTCGGTTAATCCGCGCACATTTGAAATTGCTGCCTGTGGAGTTTGCCAGATCACAGATTTTCGTCCGGAACTTCCCTCGTTATATATCCCGGGGATAGAAATAGCTTCCTTTACTTCTCCAGGCCAATTCATCACTTTATGTGAATATTACCTGGAGCGGGAAGAGGAACGTCTTTCATTGGCTGTCGGAGGATTCCGCCGGACCTTGGAGCAGCACACTTTTCCAAACCGGTTACGGGGACTGCTGGAACTGGTAATTTCTGAGGGCAGGGTGGAAACTGTCCGGAAAGGAGGAACAGCAAATGAATCCCCAGTATCATTACGATAA
- a CDS encoding sugar phosphate nucleotidyltransferase has translation MKGVILAGGTGTRMRPLTQIMNKHMLPIGRYPMIHYAIQKMADAGIRDILLVIGKQSAGLYVDYLGSGNKWEVSLTYKIQEQAGGIAQALALAEGFIPSGERMLVLLGDNLFEDDLSPYIRQYASQKHGARVLLKEVRDPKRYGVAVVDGNRIDRIEEKPEQPLSPYAVTGIYMYGSDVFEVIRALNPSKRGELEITDVNNVYAAEGSLQYDMLKGWWTDAGTHASLYEAILRFAKDDEE, from the coding sequence TTGAAAGGAGTCATCTTAGCTGGAGGAACAGGGACAAGAATGCGCCCTTTAACTCAAATCATGAATAAACATATGCTGCCTATTGGCAGATATCCCATGATTCATTATGCCATCCAAAAAATGGCCGATGCCGGCATCCGTGACATTCTTCTTGTAATAGGGAAGCAATCAGCGGGATTATATGTCGATTATTTGGGGAGCGGAAACAAATGGGAGGTCTCCCTTACTTATAAAATACAGGAGCAGGCCGGAGGAATAGCTCAGGCATTAGCTTTAGCCGAAGGGTTTATCCCTTCCGGGGAACGGATGCTGGTTCTTCTTGGAGATAATCTTTTTGAAGATGATTTGTCACCATATATTCGGCAATATGCATCCCAGAAACATGGGGCCAGGGTGCTTCTTAAAGAGGTGAGGGATCCGAAACGATACGGAGTAGCTGTTGTAGACGGAAATAGGATTGACCGGATTGAAGAAAAACCGGAACAGCCATTGTCCCCCTATGCAGTTACTGGCATTTATATGTATGGGTCGGATGTGTTTGAAGTCATTCGTGCCTTGAACCCTTCCAAGCGGGGAGAGCTCGAGATTACGGATGTAAATAATGTTTATGCTGCTGAAGGTTCACTTCAATATGACATGTTAAAAGGCTGGTGGACCGATGCCGGGACACACGCCTCCCTGTACGAAGCTATCCTTCGTTTTGCAAAGGATGATGAGGAATGA